Genomic DNA from Desulfuromonas versatilis:
CGACCAGCTGCAGGATCTCTATCTGCAGGGGCGCATGCTGGCCGAGCCGAAGGACATCGAGTTCTCCCTGACCCTGCGGGTGGACAAGGAGATCCTTATCGATGCCGATCAGCTCCAGCTGCACCGGGTCTTTCTCAACCTGATCTCCAACGCCATCAAGTACACTCCGCGGGGAGGGAAGGTGGACGTCTCGTTGACGGTCCAGGGGGATCAGGCGGTGGTGGCGGTGGCCGACACGGGGATCGGCATCGGGCAGCAGCACCTGCCGCACATTTTCGACCGCTTCTACCGGGTCGACGAGGCCCGCAACCGCGAGGTCGGCGGCACCGGCCTGGGGCTGGCCATCGTCAAGTGGATCGTGGCGGCCCACGGCGGGCGCATCGAGGTGAGGTCCACCCCCGGCGAGGGGAGCGTGTTCACCGTCTATATCCCCAAGCACGGTCCGCCTTACGAATCCGAGCCGCTCGACGGGCCGGAGCACGGCTGAGCGAACAACCTCGGAAACGGTACAAAACGCCTGGCGTCCTGTGGATTCCAGGCGTTTTTATTGCGTATCCGCACATTGACTTGGGCAGCCCCGGTGATTAAATAGGTGACGTAAATTCCACTTCAAGGAGGTTTTTCATGAAGCTGCGCAACCCTCTTTATTCCCTGCTTTGCCTGTTGCTTGCCCTGGCCCTTCCCGGTGTCGCCACTGCGGTGGACGGGCCCGACTTCGTCACCCTGGCCAAAAACCTGAAACCGGCGGTCGTCAACATCAACACCTCCAAGACCGTGCAGCCGCGCCGGCCGATGCTGCCCGGGCCCCGCTCGCCCCAGGACCAGCTTTTCGAGGACTTCTTCGACCGCTTCTTCGGCGGCCAGCCCGTTCCTCCGCGCAAGGAGCGCTCCCTGGGCTCGGGGTTCATCATTTCCAAGGACGGCTACATCCTGAGCAACAACCACGTGGTCGAAGGGGCCGACGAGGTGAACATCAAGCTGGCCGACGGCCGCAGCTTCAAGGCGACGGTCAAGGGGCTCGACCCCAAGCTGGATATCGCCTTGCTGAAAATCGACACCGACGAGGAGCTGCCCGTCGCCCGGATCGGCGACAGCGAAGGGCTCAAAGTCGGCGAATGGGTCATGGCCATCGGCAACCCCTTCGGCCTGGAGCAGACGGTGACGGTAGGGATTGTCTCCGCCAAGGGGCGGGTCATCGGCGCCGGGCCCTATGACAACTTCATCCAGACCGACGCCTCGATCAACCCGGGCAACTCCGGCGGGCCCCTGTTCAACATCAAGGGCGAGGTGGTCGGCATCAACACGGCGATCGTCGCCGGCGGCCAGGGAATCGGCTTCGCCCTGCCGATCAACGCCGCCAGCGCCATCGTACCGCAGCTCAAGGAGACCGGGCACGTCACCCGCGGGTGGCTGGGGGTTTCCATCCAGCAGGTCAACGAGGAACTGGCCGCCTCCTTCGGCCTGGACAAGGCCCGTGGCGCCCTGGTGGCCGAGGTGGTGAAGGACTCCCCGGCGGAGAAGGCCGGTTTCAAGCGCGGCGACATCATTCTCGGCTTCGACGGCAAGCCGATCGAGGAGATGAGCGACCTGCCGCGGCTGGTGGCGGCCACCGCGGTGGGCAAGAGCGTCAAGCTGGAAGTGTGGCGCGAGGGCAAAACCCGGGAACTGTCGGT
This window encodes:
- a CDS encoding DegQ family serine endoprotease, giving the protein MKLRNPLYSLLCLLLALALPGVATAVDGPDFVTLAKNLKPAVVNINTSKTVQPRRPMLPGPRSPQDQLFEDFFDRFFGGQPVPPRKERSLGSGFIISKDGYILSNNHVVEGADEVNIKLADGRSFKATVKGLDPKLDIALLKIDTDEELPVARIGDSEGLKVGEWVMAIGNPFGLEQTVTVGIVSAKGRVIGAGPYDNFIQTDASINPGNSGGPLFNIKGEVVGINTAIVAGGQGIGFALPINAASAIVPQLKETGHVTRGWLGVSIQQVNEELAASFGLDKARGALVAEVVKDSPAEKAGFKRGDIILGFDGKPIEEMSDLPRLVAATAVGKSVKLEVWREGKTRELSVKIGKLDEDEAAAAAAPEGAGVLGLSVTDLTPEIARSQGLEGTRGALVTAVDPQGPAAESNLRPGDVVLEVNGSEVKDAAAFRSAVGKPEAGKVLRLLVQRGQNLFYTTLKVK